One part of the Lycorma delicatula isolate Av1 chromosome 7, ASM4794821v1, whole genome shotgun sequence genome encodes these proteins:
- the LOC142327250 gene encoding uncharacterized protein LOC142327250 yields the protein MAAKFYLVLILAVAILQVASLLKPPSFEKKLIPEIPQINVLEQEIPKLFTKTAKEDKPDENPLKSGLITLAVRDLLSTVDDAKYDGNAEKYESPNLDVSRLQKRNMAEIQVKKKEVKKNTLKTQKSGLSIPKPKVPSMKIPKVPSMKIPKVPSMKIPKVPSMKIPKVPSMKIPKVPSMKKPHLPSIKKPSVPKMSLPSAPKMGKINVGMKSKSIKKEQKIQKNHLR from the coding sequence GTATTAATATTAGCAGTAGCAATTCTTCAAGTAGCATCTTTGCTTAAACCACCaagctttgaaaaaaaattaataccagaaATTCCGCAAATAAATGTGCTTGAACAAGAAATCCCAAAATTATTTACGAAGACAGCAAAAGAAGATAAACCTGatgaaaatccattaaaaagtgGTTTAATAACATTAGCCGTACGAGATCTTTTATCAACCGTTGACGATGCAAAATATGACGGAAATGCAGAAAAATATGAATCACCAAATCTAGATGTATCCAGACTGCAGAAACGAAATATGGCAGAAatccaggtaaaaaaaaaagaagtaaagaaaaatactCTGAAAACACAGAAATCAGGACTTAGTATTCCTAAGCCGAAAGTACCAAGTATGAAAATACCGAAAGTACCAAGTATGAAAATACCGAAAGTACCTAGTATGAAAATACCGAAAGTACCTAGTATGAAAATACCGAAAGTACCTAGTATGAAAATACCGAAAGTACCTAGTATGAAAAAACCACATTTGCCCAGTATAAAAAAACCAAGTGTTCCTAAAATGAGTTTACCGAGTGCAccgaaaatgggaaaaataaatgtaggtaTGAAAAGTAAATCcataaaaaaggaacaaaaaattcagaaaaatcatttaagataa